The DNA region TCCGCCTCGAGCTTGGCGAGCACGCTCCAGGGCGCCGTGAAGTGCGATTCGAGAAAGACGCCACCCGTCAAGCGCACGGAGCGCAGCACTTCCGAAAGCGGATCCATGGTCGTGCCTGCAAAAAATATCTGGACGAATAATCAGATGATCCGGTCGCGCGGTCATTCGGTCCGTCGATGGCCCCTCGTATATAGCGCGCCGCGATGATGGCCGCCAAATCGCAGCCGTGTTGCGACCCGAAACCATTGTTGAATCATACGATTCAAGGGAGAGACCATGCTCGATACAGCCAAGGCTGCGGCTCCGTCCGCGCCGGACTACACCGCCATCAAGCAGAAACAGCAGGCCATGTGGGCCTGCGGGAACTATGCCGTGGTCGGCACGACCTTGCAGCTCGTCGGCGAGCGCCTCTGCGAGGCCGTCGACTTGCGCGCCGGCGAGAAAGTGCTCGACGTCGCTGCCGGCAACGGCAATGCGACGTTGGCGGCGGCCCGCCATTTCGCCCTCGTCACTTCGACCGATTATGTCAGCGCATTGCTCGATGTCGGTAAGGCGCGGGCCGCGGCGGAGCATCTTGCGGTCAATTTCCGCGAGGCCGATGCGGAAGCGCTGCCATTCGCCGATGGCAGCTTCGATCTGGCGCTGTCGACGTTCGGCGTGATGTTCACGCCGGATCAGGAGAAGGCGGCGGGAGAGATGTCACGGGTGGTCCGCAAAGGCGGCCGCATCGGGCTTGCGAACTGGACGCCGAAAGGGTTCATCGGTCAGATCTTCAAGACCATCGGCAAGCACGTGCCGCCGCCTGCCGGCGTCAAATCGCCGGCGCTGTGGGGTACCGAGGCGCGCCTCGCCGAACTGTTTCCCCATCATCAACTGACGGCGACAAGGAAGGTCTTTCACTTCCGCTACAAGTCGGCACATCATTGGCTCGATATCTTCAAGACCTATTACGGTCCCGCCAATCGTGCTTTTGCAGCGCTCGATGCGGCGAAACAGGCTGCGTTGCAGACGGATATCCTCGACCTGCTCAACAGTCTGAATCGCGGTGGCAAGGATACGCTCATCGTGCCGAGCGAGTATCTCGAAGCGGTGCTGGTGAAGCCGTGACGTCCTGCGCGGCGCGCTCCCGGCGGGGCGCGCCGCGTCAGATCAACCGCAGCCCCTTCAAGCTCGCGTGTCCGTCCTTGCCCACGATGATGTGGTCGTGCACGTCGATGCCCAGCGGCTTGGCGATCTCGATGATCGCTTGCGTCATCTGGATATCGGCGCGGGATGGCGTCGGATCGCCGGACGGGTGATTGTGCACGAGGATCAGCGCGGTGGCCGACAGCTCCAGGGCACGCTTGACCACTTCGCGCGGATAGACCGGCGTGTGGTCGACCGTGCCCGTTTGTTGCAGTTCGTCGGCGATGAGTTGATTGCGCTTGTCGAGGAAGAGCACGCGGAATTGCTCCTTCTCGGCGAAAGCCTGCGCCGTGCGGCAATAGTCGATCACGCTCGACCAGGATGACAGCACCGGGCGCTTCTGCACCTGGCCGCGCGCGATGCGGCTGGCTGCGGCGTGTACGATCTTGAGCTCGTCCACCGCGGCGTCGCCGATGCCTTTGGTCTCCTTGAGCCGCGCGCGCGGCGCGGCGACCACTTCCGGGAACGAGCCGAACTTGGCGATCAATTGCTTGGCCAGCGGTTTGATGTCCCGCTGCGGGATGGCGCGAAAGAGCACCAGCTCGAGCAGCTCGTAGTCGCTCACCGCGTCGGGTCCGGCGTCGCGGAAGCGGGCGCGCAGTCGCTCGCGATGGCCGTGATAATGGGGAGCGGATTCGGCGAGGCCGGTCGCGTGTTCCGCCTTGTCCTGATTGTCGGTCATGAACCAAGTGCCCACCCGCGCCGCCCGCGGCCGCGCGAGTGTAGTTCATGATTTTGCAATCTACGAGAGAGGTTTTGTCTTGTAGGGCGGCTTGTCCTGGCCGGCCGGCGAGAAGGTGAAAACCTCGACTCCGCTTTCGGTCACGCCCACGGAGTGTTCGAATTGGGCCGACAGCGAGCGGTCGCGGGTGACCGCGGTCCAGCCGTCCGACAGCACCTTCACGTGCGGGCGGCCGAGATTGATCATCGGCTCGACCGTGAACAGCATGCCGGGCTTGAGCACGATGCCTTCGCCCGGGCGGCCCACATGCACGATGTTCGGTTCGTCGTGGAACAGCCGGCCGAGGCCGTGGCCGCAGAAGTCGCGCACCACGCTCATATGCTGGGCTTCGACAAAGGTCTGGATGGCGTGGCCAATGTCGCCGGTGGTGGCGCCCGGCTTGATGACGGCGATGCCGCGCATCATGGCCTCATGCGTCACCTCGATCAGGCGCTCCGCCCGGCGCGGGATTTCGCCGACCGGATACATGCGGCTCGAGTCGCCGTACCAGCCGTCCAGGATGAAGGTCACGTCGATGTTGACGATGTCGCCTTCTTTCAGCGGCTTTTCGTTGGGAATGCCGTGGCAGACGACGTGGTTGATCGAGGTGCAGGTCGACTTGCGGTACCCACGGTAGAGCAGGGTCGCCGGCAGGGCGCCGTGGTCCATCGCGAAATCGTAGACGAGCTGGTTGATGCGCTCGGTCGGCACCCCCGGCGCGACATGCTCCGCGAGCATGTCGAGGCAGCGGGCCGTCAGTTGTCCGGCCTTGCGCATGCCTTCGAAGGCGGCAGGGCCGTAGATCTTGATCTGTCCGGTCTTGCGGGAGGGGGCGACGGCGGCATCGATGTAGGTCATGTCCGCAATCTAAGGATTACGGCCGGGGGCGGCAAGTTTCGCTTTCTCCACCTCTCCGCCGCCGTTTACGCAATCTTCCCGCCCAGTTCGTCCTCGATGTGGGCGCGAATGATATCGTCGAAGCTGTTCTCGACGGTAAAACCCAGTTCGGCCGCCCGGCGGGCATCGAAACGGCTGGGCCAGCCGGCGACGATCCGGCTCACCAGCTCGTCCGGCGCGCGCTTGATGCGGGCGGCAACCTTGTCGCCGGCGATGCGGCGCAGCGCCGCGATCTGCTCGCCCACCGTGCAGCAGACCCCCGGCATGGTCAGGTTGACCCGGTCTCCGAGCTTGGCGCGGGAGAGGCCGGCCGCGTGGGTGAGGAAGCCGACCGCCGAGCGCGGGCTTGCGTGCCAATGGAGCACGCTGTCTTCGACCGGCAAGACCGCCTCTTGGCCGGCCAGCGGCTCACGGATGATGCCGGAGAAGAAGCCGGAGGCGGCCTTGTTGGGCTTGCCGGGGCGGACGACGATGGAGGGGAGGCGGATGCCGACGCCCTCCACGAAGCCACGCCGGGTGTAGTCGGCAAGCAGCAGCTCGCAGATCGCCTTTTGCGTGCCGTAGGATGTAAGCGGGGTGAGATGGAACTCGTCGCCGATCGCGTCGGGAAAGGGGGCGCCGAAGACCGCGATGGAGGAACTGAAAACGAATTTCGGCTTATAGCCGTCGCCGGTCTTGCGCACGGCGTCGAGCAGCGCACGGGTACCGTCGAGATTGACCCGGTAGCCCTTCTCGAAATCGGTCTCCGCCTCGCCCGACACCACGCCGGCGAGGTGGAAAATCGCGTCCGGCCGCTCGGAGACGGCTTTTTCGGCGACGCCTGGGTCGGCGAGGTCCGCCGCGCGCGTCTTGACGTGGTCGGAAAAGCCCGCCGGCCGTGCGGGGGGCACGACGTCGATCAGCGTCAGCTTTTCGATCGGTTGCGTATTGAGCGAACGGTCGGTGATGAGCCGCTCGGTGAGCTTGCGGCCGATCATGCCGGCGGCGCCGGTGATCAGGACGTGCATTTCGACGCCTCCCGGAGTTTAGGCGCTCTTCTTCTCGTCCGCCGAGGGATAGCGGTCGATGCGGCGCAGGTCCGGGAATAATAGCATCCATAATGCCGCCGCCAGCAAGGAGCCGATGCCGCCGATCAGCACCGAGGGGACGGTGCCGAGCCAGGCGGCGACCACGCCGGATTCGAACTCGCCGAGGGTGTTCGAGGACGACACGAACAGCGAGTTGATGGCGCTGACCCGGCCGCGCTTCTCGTCGGGCGTCTCGAGCTGCACCAGCGTGAAGCGGATCACCACGCTGACGGCATCGGATGCACCGAGCACGACCAGCGCCGCGAGCGAGAGCAGGAACGAGGTCGATAGCGCAAAGACGACGGTCGCCAGGCC from Pseudolabrys taiwanensis includes:
- a CDS encoding class I SAM-dependent methyltransferase; the protein is MLDTAKAAAPSAPDYTAIKQKQQAMWACGNYAVVGTTLQLVGERLCEAVDLRAGEKVLDVAAGNGNATLAAARHFALVTSTDYVSALLDVGKARAAAEHLAVNFREADAEALPFADGSFDLALSTFGVMFTPDQEKAAGEMSRVVRKGGRIGLANWTPKGFIGQIFKTIGKHVPPPAGVKSPALWGTEARLAELFPHHQLTATRKVFHFRYKSAHHWLDIFKTYYGPANRAFAALDAAKQAALQTDILDLLNSLNRGGKDTLIVPSEYLEAVLVKP
- the radC gene encoding RadC family protein, coding for MTDNQDKAEHATGLAESAPHYHGHRERLRARFRDAGPDAVSDYELLELVLFRAIPQRDIKPLAKQLIAKFGSFPEVVAAPRARLKETKGIGDAAVDELKIVHAAASRIARGQVQKRPVLSSWSSVIDYCRTAQAFAEKEQFRVLFLDKRNQLIADELQQTGTVDHTPVYPREVVKRALELSATALILVHNHPSGDPTPSRADIQMTQAIIEIAKPLGIDVHDHIIVGKDGHASLKGLRLI
- the map gene encoding type I methionyl aminopeptidase — protein: MTYIDAAVAPSRKTGQIKIYGPAAFEGMRKAGQLTARCLDMLAEHVAPGVPTERINQLVYDFAMDHGALPATLLYRGYRKSTCTSINHVVCHGIPNEKPLKEGDIVNIDVTFILDGWYGDSSRMYPVGEIPRRAERLIEVTHEAMMRGIAVIKPGATTGDIGHAIQTFVEAQHMSVVRDFCGHGLGRLFHDEPNIVHVGRPGEGIVLKPGMLFTVEPMINLGRPHVKVLSDGWTAVTRDRSLSAQFEHSVGVTESGVEVFTFSPAGQDKPPYKTKPLS
- the denD gene encoding D-erythronate dehydrogenase, with product MHVLITGAAGMIGRKLTERLITDRSLNTQPIEKLTLIDVVPPARPAGFSDHVKTRAADLADPGVAEKAVSERPDAIFHLAGVVSGEAETDFEKGYRVNLDGTRALLDAVRKTGDGYKPKFVFSSSIAVFGAPFPDAIGDEFHLTPLTSYGTQKAICELLLADYTRRGFVEGVGIRLPSIVVRPGKPNKAASGFFSGIIREPLAGQEAVLPVEDSVLHWHASPRSAVGFLTHAAGLSRAKLGDRVNLTMPGVCCTVGEQIAALRRIAGDKVAARIKRAPDELVSRIVAGWPSRFDARRAAELGFTVENSFDDIIRAHIEDELGGKIA